A stretch of DNA from Piliocolobus tephrosceles isolate RC106 chromosome 21, ASM277652v3, whole genome shotgun sequence:
gccaaatcgcccggctagtttttttttgtattttttagtagagacggggtttcactgtgttagccaggatggtctcgatctcctgaccttgtgatccgcctgtcttggcctcccaaagtgctgggattacaggcttgagccaccgtgcccagccaaatcaATGTTTCTTCAATGTTTGCTGTCAAATAGGGGTACTGTAATAAGCAAGACAGGCATAGACATTGGCCAGTGGgcattcctgttttgttttttgttttttttttttttttgagacacagtctggctctagcactcaggctggagtgcagtggcacagtctctgctcactgcaacctccccctcctgggttcaggtgactctcctgcctcagcctcccaggtagctgggattacaggcgtccaccaccatggccagctaatttttgtagttttagtggagacggggttgcaccatgttggccaggctggtctcaaactctgacctcaggtgatccacctgcctcaccctcccaaagtgctaggattacaggcgtgagccatgtgCATGGCCTGGGCATTACTTTATAGAACAAGCTTGTAAACTTGCTTAAAGCATTATGATATTTATGCACAggtctgttttttcatttgttgtagctcatcagctattgttagtgttagtgtattttatatgtggccaagaccattcttcttccagtgtagCCCAGgcaagccaaaagattggacaccccggcatagagaaaataaagatttaagtAAATGAGTTTATTTCATGTATGGATTAAAAACTTTAAGACTTTAAATGTGTATGTGAAGTTGGACTTGgttttccaggctcaagcaattcacctgcttcaacttcccgagtagctgggaccacagacccatgccaccatgccctgctaatttttgcatttttagtagagatgaggtttcaccatgttggccaggctggtcttgaactcctgacctcaagtgatctgcctgcctcagcttcccaaaatgctggggtaacaggcgtgagccattatgcctggccaacatttttgctatttttagaatCGCTGTAGCACGTATTGGAAATGCTCTATGATTAGTTTGCTGTTTGTAAAGTTACACTTGACCGTCTTCAGAATCCCTGAAGGCAAAAGTATTTGTTTCCCATCCGAGGACATGGTGTTATGTCTTGCATGGGGCTCTTCTTTTGTGCATTTTTCCCTCCAGCAGGGTCTGAATTCTGCAAACCCAGTCTCGTGTCTGGATTGGAACAAATGGAAGAGCTGGGGACAGGAGTGACAGGAGCCCTGCAGGGTGAGCTCATTAGCAGATACGGTATTATGAAGATCAGTGCTGGCCTGCGAGAAATGCAGTACATTGGAAATGTTACTTTACAAACTTCTCAGGGTATGCTTTTCTTCCTGAGAAGGCTAAGCCATTTGATTTCCTTAGATAACTTCAACTCCCCTCATCTTTAAATTTCCATTGATCTTCTCAACCTTTTTTCTGTTCTCAGAAAGGTTAGTGTGCCTTATTTGAAAATTCCATCTTATGCATGTAGGTCCTTTGCCAACACTTTCTTATGTTGCTTTCTTGTTTCTCCCATCTTTTTGCTTACTGTCAGCCTCCGTTTTCTGTCTATTATTACTTGGATAATAagtaatacagttttttttttgacatggagtctcacactgttgccccagctggtgtgcagtgacccaatcttggctcgctgcaacctccacctcctgggttcaagcagttcacctgcctcagcctcctaagtagctaggattacaagcgcctgccaccacgcccaactaattttttgtatttttggtaaagatgggatttcactatgttggccaggctgttctcgaactcctgaccttgtgatccacctgcctcagcctcgcaaagtgctgggattacaggtgtagtaATATAGTTTTGACACCACATCTTTATCATTGCAAAACTTCTGACATAGCCAAACTCTTTATAGTCCATCTTTCCATTtgcttcactcttttttttttttatcatgttttatgCATGTTTGGAAAGATTTACAAGTGCACCATATACTTTTTTTaggtaaaatatacacaattttaccATTTTAGTGTTGTGCAGCTATCAGCTCTTTTTACTTtcaaagcatttctttctttctcttccttttctttttttttttttttttttgagacagaatctctctctgttgcccaggatagagtctagtggcaccatctcggctcactgcaacctccatcagcttcctgggttcgagtgattctctcgcctcagccttctgagtagttgggactacaggcatgcgccaccacacctggctaagttttgtgttttttgggagagatggagtttcaccatattggccaggctagtctcaaactcctgacctcaagtaatccgcctgccttcgcctcccaaagtgttgggattacaggcgtgagccagtgtgcttGGCCTAGTTTTAAAGCATTACCATCACACCAAAAGGAAACTATGTAGCCATCAAGCAGTCACTCCCCAGTCACCCTGCAAAGACtgatttgctttctctctctctggatttACCCTTTTTGTATAtcttatgtaaatggaatcatacaacgtAACCTTTtctgtctagcttctttcacttagctatatatatgtgtgtgtgtgtgtgtatgtgtgtatatatatgtatatgtgtatatgtgtgtgtatatatatatgtgtgtgtgtgtgtgtgtattttttttttttttttgacacggagtctcactctgtcaccccggctggagttcagtggcatcatcttggctcactgcaacctctgcctcctgggttcaagtgattctcgtgactcagtcacctgagtagctgggattacaggtgcacatcaccacacctggccaatttttgtatttttagtagagacagtgcttcaccatgttggccaggctagttgatccgcctgtcttgacctcccaaagggctgggattataggcatgagccactgcacccagcccagcacAGTTGATTCTGATAGCTTTTCTGAACTCATTAGTTATATTGTGGTAGGAAAGAGCTCTGGAGTTCTTCACTCTGCCACATTTGATTATGCTATTTCTGttctttaggctttttttttttctttttttttttttttttgagacaaagtcttgctctgtaacccgggctgaagtgcagtggcggatctcagctcactgcaacctctgcctcctgggttcaagtgattctcctgcttcagcctcccgagtagttaggattataggcacacgccactgcacctggctaattatttgtatttttagtagagacagtgtttcaccatgttggccaggctggtcttgaactcctaacctcaggtaatctgcctgtctaggcctcccaaggtgctaggattacaggcatgagctaccacgcccagccccataGGCTTTTAAATGACTTTATTCCACAATTTTTCTCCCAAGCtgcatttttcactttatttcagaATTGGATTTGCAACTCAAAACCAAAGGCTCCCCACTGCTGCAAGATATTTCTGCAGAAAGATCACCAAATGGAATACAATTGGTAAGATTTCCAAGGGATGAAATCTTCCACACTAGGACAAGAAGCACAATattcatgaaaattatatgaggAAAATGGCATTTACCCAAAGAAAGCAGAGTCTGAAGAGATTCTCTGAATATCATGAATATGGGAAGCACTCTAAACTTATTATAAACATGTTTCTTCTCAGAGATCTCACAAATAAACATCCACAAACATACAACTCAGCTATTCAGTTTTTGgtgcataatttattttactttattattatttttgagacaaggtcttactctgttgctcaggctggtgtgcagtggtgcagtcttggctcattgcaacctctgtttcctgggctcaaatgatcctccagcctcagcctcctgaatagctgagactacaggtgtgagccaccatgcctggctgatggctgattttatttatttatttatttagtagagatggggtttcaccattttgtccaggctggtctcaaactcctgagctcaaagccatccacttgctttggcctcccaaagtgctgggattacaggcatgagccactgtgcccagcccataattTAATCTAAATATTTCTCAGATgtattgtggctcatgcctgtaatcccagcactttgggaggccaaagcaggcagatcacttgaggccaggatttggagaccagcctggccaacatggcaaaaatctgtttttactaaaaatacaaaaattagctgggcatagtggcacatgcctgtaatcccagctacttgggaggctgaggcatgagaatcccttgaaccgggaggcagaggttgctgtgagttgagatcatgccactgcactgcagtctgggcaacagagtgagaatctttttcaaaaaaaaagaaaaagtaataaaaaataaaaaaaaaatagattgtcTAAGAAGCTCTGTGAACACAGAATATAGGCAGGCTGGTGGCCTCATTGTCGTATTATTCAACTTAACTCAAAAATGGGGCTGGAACTCTGTACATATAATGGatatgttaaaatgtttaaatgtatttcCAATGCATAAATGTTGTAACTGAGGAAAAATTCTGTTGCCATACTGAATGTGAGAAATTCTTTGTTCACCTTTTATAGCTGAACAGGACAGAAGCAATACTGCAGAGAAACTCTATGACTCTAACCATTGTGGAAAAGTCTTCAGTGAACACCCATTTCTTATGACTCACATGAGAACTCACATTGGAGAGAAAACTTCTGAGGATAATCAGAGTGGAAAAACCTTAAGAAAGAACTTTCCTCATAGTTTTTACAGGAAAAGTCATGCTGAGGGGAAAACGCCTAAGTGTGTTAAACATGAAAAAGCCTTCAACAAGTTTTCAAATCTTACTAGGCAGAATAAAACTCACACACAAGAGAAGTTGTGTGAATGCACAGATTGTTGGAGAACTTTTCTTTATCAGTCATCCCTTAAGGTACATGTAAGATCTCACAATGGAGACAAACATTATatatgtaaggaatgtgggaaagccttcagtaaTTCCTCACACCTTACAGGACATGGAGGAATTCACAGTGGAGAAAAGCCCTATGTCTGTAAAGAATGTGGTGAAGCTTTCTTTCAATCCACAGGACTTAAATTACACATcagaactcacactggagaaaaaccgTATAAATGTAAagagtgtgggaaagccttcaccCATTCTTCATACCTTACTGATCATACAAGAATTCACAGTGGAAAGAAGTCCTATGTATGTATggaatgtggaaaagccttcacTAGATCCACAGGACTTATTTTACACATAcgaattcacactggagaaaagccaTATGAATGTAAGGAGTGTGGAAAAGTTTTTATTCATTCCTCATACCTTACAAAACATGTAAGGATTCACAGTGGAGAGAAGCCATATtcatgtaaggaatgtgggaaagcttttACTCATTCCTCAGGACTTGTTTTACATATGAGAACACACACTGGAGAAAAGCCCtatgaatgtaaagaatgtgggaaagcctttaatAATTCCTCAATGCTTAGTCAACATGTAAggattcacactggagagaagccatATGAATGCaaagaatgtgggaaagctttcGTTCAATCCTCGGGCCTTAGTACCCATTTaagaactcacactggagaaaagGGCTATGGATGTAAGGAATGTGGTAAAGCATTTGCTCATTCCACAAATCTTAATATGCACATGCGAACACACACAGGAGAAAAGCCTTACGcatgtaaagaatgtgggaaagccttcaggtATTCCACATGCCTTAACGTTCATATGCGAACTCACACTGGAGCAAAACCATatgaatgtaagaaatgtggGAAAAACTTCACTCAATCTTCAGCACTTGCTAAACATCTAAGAACTAAGGCATGTGAAAAAACCTGAAGTGTTCCTCAGATCTTAGTATTTACATCTAAACTCATCTGGAAACAAATCATATGAAGGTAAAGAATATGAAGAACCTTCACTGAATTTCCATTTCTTATATAATAGGAATGAATTTAACATGGACACAAGTCCCAGTGATACAAGGAATAGGCGAGAGTAGTAGTTCTTCACACCTTATAAAGTGTAAGAACTCACCTTTGGGAGAAAAATCTGGTTCTAAGACGTGGTAAAGCCTGTTTCTTCCactattgtttctgtttctttttttttttcttttttcttttttttttgagacagagtctctctctgtcacccaggctggagtgcagtggtgtgaccttggcccactgcaacctctgcctgctgtgctcaaggaattctgcctcagcctcttgagtagttgggactacaggcgtgtgccaccatgcccagctaattttttgtatttttagtagagatggggtttcaccatgttagccagaatggtctcaatctcctgacctcatgatctgctcgccttggcctcccaaagtgctgggattataggcatgagccatcacacccagcatattgtttatttttcataccAAAAATTACCATAAAAGCCAATTGAAGGTAAGAATGAGAGCCTTAAAATACTTCACAAGCCTTCATAGCACTTCATAACTgacactggagaaaaaccctcTGTATGTAAGGAATGTGATAAAACATTTACCTAGTGCTCAGGACTTAGTATCCACATGAGAATTCACAGTGGTATAAAACCCTAGAGATGTAAAGGCTATAAGATCTTCACTTATACCTCTTAATAACTCAACATTAAAGAACTCACAATGGGCAGATAGCCTATGTATATAAGAAATCTGGGACAGCCTTCAGAAATTTCTGACAGTTTCATGTGTAAGAAACCTCATCAATTTAAGGCATGTTAAGAATTCTTCCAGTGTTACTAAGTCAGTCAACTTGCATTAGAAACTCTATGAAGGTAAGATGTGGGAAATCTTTACTTCTGCCTCATGTGCCAATATATGTTAATCTCCAAGAGGCCAGAAACATTATGAATGCAAAAAATATGGGAAtgccttcatatatatatatatatatatatatatatatacacacacacacacacatgcacacacatacatacacatatgtattatttcatcctttaatataaatgataattcatactggagagaaatctTGATAATACAGAATGAGGGAAATGTTGCATCCATTTTACAAGTCTTACTATACATGTGAAAACCCACACTGCAAAGAAGCtatataaatgtgaaaataaggGAATATGCTGggtgtgggtggctcatgcctgtaatcctagcactttaggaggtcgaggtgggcagatcacttgacgtcaggagtttgagaccagcctgccaacatggttaaaccttatctctactaaaaatacaaaaattagccaagcatggtggcaggttgggaggctgaggcaggagaattgagtgaacccaggagacggaagttgcagtgagccgagatacctccactgcactgcagcctgagtgacagggcaagactcaaaaaaaaaaaaaaaaaaaaagtaatatttttagcaGTACATATTCCTTAAGTGCCTCTGAAAGTACTCACTGGAAGAATAAACTGAATCTGAGGAGTTATGGGAAGCTTTCCGGTACTACTGTTACTGTACACAAGATAATTCATACTAgaggagaaatggaaataaatgacaTGAGATTGCCTTTCTATATGTCTTACTGTTCATGGTGACTTGTCATGGACAGTAAATTTTCTGTGGTTGAAAAgtttaattgcttttaaaattcccCCTAAGTAGAATTTTTTCTATATCGTAGTAAGAAGAGCATGTGGGAGGAGTGAGGACTGGAGCAGTGGACTGTGCAGTGGATGTTAGGATGTTATATTTAATCCCCATGGTGACCAGaccatgcctctaattccagcactttgggaggctaaggtgggcggatcacaaggtcaagagattgagaccacctggccaacatgatgaaaccccatttctactaaaaatacaaaaattagctgggtgtggtggtgcatgcctgtagtcccagctactcgagatgctgaggcaggaggatcgcttgaatgcagtaggtggaggttgcagtgagccaagatcacaccattggacttcaggctgggcaacaagagtgatactccatctcaaaaatagaaaaaaggctgggcgcggtggctcaagcctgtaattccagcactttgggaggccgagacgggcggatcacgaggtcaggagatcgagaccatcctggctaacacggtgaaaccccgtctctactaaaaacaaaaaactagccgggtgaggtggcggcgcctgtagtcccagctactcgggaggctgaggcaggagaatggtgtgaacccgggaggcagagcttgcagtgagctgagatccggccacagcactccagccttggtgacagagcgagactccgtctcaaaaaaaaaaaaaaaaaaagaagaagaaggaaaaaacaaaaaatcgcCATGGTAACTACAGAGAAAATACCAATGGAATATatacaaaatgagaagaaaaaaagatgtcactacaaaaaacaaattaacaagaaaggCAGTAATGTAGGAAATGAGGGGCCAAAAAGCTGTAAGACATACAGAAAAAGTAACAAAGTGGCAAAATAagtcttttttattgttaaatatatgAAAGATAAATGAGATAACGTCTCCAATCTAATGGCATAATTTggcaaaatggattaaaatacACAATCCAACTGTATgttagatgaagtctcgctctgtcgcccatggagtgcaatggcaagatcctggctcactgcaacctccacctcctgggttccagcaattctccctgcctcagcctcctgagtagttgagattacaggcacccaccaccatgcccagctaatttttgtagtattagtagagacagggttttaccatgttgaccaggctggtctcaaactcctgacctcaggtgatccgcccacctcggccccccaaagtgctgggattacagatgtgagccgccacacccggccaTCCTTCACTTTAGATCTAACGACACAAAAGTTTGAAAGTTAAATaatccctcttttcctttctccgcCATCGTGGTGTGTTCTTGCCTCCACTTCTCGCCATGTCTTCTCACAAGACTTTCAGGATTAAGCGATtcctggccaagaaacaaaagcaaaatcgtcccattccccagtggattcagatgaaaactggaaataaaataaggtacaaCTCCAAAAGGAGACATTGGAGAAGAACCAAGCTGGGTTTGTAAGGAACTGCACATGAGATGGCACATATATTTGTGCTGTCTGAAGGTCACGATCACATTACCATATCAAACTGAAAATGTCACCACTCTCTGGAGAGTTCGACGTATTTTCCTCTCTGAATCTATTATGAATGCGTTGGTTGGCTGGGTTCAGTAATAAATACATGAggcctttcaaaaaaaaaaaaaaagaaagttaaataatggaaaaagatAATTCCATGTAAATAGTAACCTAAAGAGAATTTGGCTGGGTATACTAATATCAAACAAGGTAAACTTGAAGTCAAAACCTGATAAAAGAGACAGTGAATGACAGTATATATTGATAGAAGGTaaaattcatcaagaagataaaaaaattctgtaatcccagcactttgggaggccgagacgggcggatcacgaggtcaggagatcgagactatcctggctaacacggtgaaaccccgtctctactaaaaaatacaaaaaaaactagctgggcgaggtggcgggcgcctgtagtcccagctactccggaggctgaggcaggagaatggcgtaaacccgggaggcggagcttgcagtgagctgagatccggccactgcactccagcctgggcgacagagcgagactccgtctcaaaaaaaaaaaaaaaaaaaaaaaagaagataaaaaaattgTATCAAATATCAGAGTCTAAAATACATGAAGtaaatattggaaaaattaagggaaaaataGACAATTCTGCATAACAATTGGAGACCTCAATATACCACTTTCAATTTAATAGATAGGACAGCCACCCATAATATCAAGAAGGAAAGAGGACAAGTACCATATACCAGTTGGCTCTAACAGGCACAACCCACCCAACAACAGAAGAGAACATATTTTTCTCAAGCGTATGTGGAATAGTTTCCAGGAGAAatcatgttaggccacaaaacaaatcttaatgcAATGTAAAAGACTGAAATACAAAGTACCATTTCAAGTCACATAGAAtgaaacaagaaatgaaaaacaaggaaaagtggaaaattcacaaatactttTTATTGTAAGCAACACACTCCTGATCTACCAAAGGGTGAAGGAAGAattcacaagggaaattagaaaacatcttgagaaaaatgaaaacaaagacagggCGTACCAAAATTTGTGAGATGTTGCTGTGGTCTAAATTTTGTctccttggccaggcacggtgactaacacctgtaatcccagcactttgggaggctgaggtgggtgggtcacaaggtcaggagatcaagaccatcctggttaacatggtgaaaccctgtctctactaaaaaaaaaaaagtacaaaacattagctgagcatggtggcggacacctgtagtcccagctactctggaggctgaggcaggagaatggtgtgagcctgggaggtggagcttgcagtgagccaagattgtgccactgaactccagcctaggggacagaggggactccgtctcaaaataagtaaataaattttgtCTCCTCAACTTGCATATGTTGACATCTTAACTCCCAAAGTGATTGTATTAGGAGCTGGGAACTTTGGGACATGATGAAGTCATAAGGGTCTGCAGAATGGGATTACCCCCCTCATGGAAGACACCCCGACGATATTTCATGCCACTTTTGTATTTGGCTACTTCAAGAAGATGGctgtctgtgaaccaggaaaAGGTCCTCACCTGACACTGAATCTGACTGTACCTTGATCTTTGACCTAatctccagaactgggagaaataaatttatgttgtttattaaccaccagtctctggtattttgttatagcagcctgaatggacagATACAGTGAAAGTAGTGaaaagagggaaattcatagcagtAGCTACtcaaattcaaaaagaagaaagatctcaaagatTAAGTCAAGGAATGTTTCACAGAattcagtttaaaaagaaaagtgctggaaaggatgtaaattaaataatgtatgagATAAGCAAAAGGTTTTAATATCCACCTACAAGGCATTCTAGAAtgagagaatagaaaaaacaaatggGAAATTACTGAaagaagtaataataatttttttttggtggggggtacAGAGTCTCAATTTGttgcctggaatgcagtggcacaatctccactcactgcaacctccacctcccaagttcaagtgattctcctgcctcagcctcccaagtagttgggatcacaggcatgcaccaccacacccggctaattttttgtattttttttgtagagacaaggtttcgtcatgttggccaggctcaactcctgacttcaggtgatccacccacctgggcctcccaaattgctgggattacagacgtgagccaccacgcccacccttGAAATACTGTTTCTAAAAGGTATATGGAAGAACAATAGACAAGGATAATCAAGACCCAGCTGATAAAAAAGGTGGAAGAACTTGCCCTAATGAATATCAAGATTAAAACTATAGTAATTAAGATACCATTGCATTGTACACAGACAACTAGACTGTTGGTACAAAAGAGCCTGGAAATAGTCATGTGTTTTAGTCTGTTCTTgaattgctgtaaagaaatacctggctgGTCATTgtgactcatgcatgtaatcccagcactttgggaggtgatccacccgcctcggcctcgaaagtgctgggattacaggcatgagccactggaccccACAAGATCACATTTTGCAGTAATGTTACATGCGTCCATATAAGAGACCACCTGAGCAGGCTTAGTGTGAGCAAGGCTGTTTATTCActtgggtgcaagtgggctgagtccaaGAAAGGGGTCCGTGAAGGGTGATGGGATTATCATtggttcttataggtttggggtAGGTGGTGGAGTTAGGGGCAATTTTTTTTGTGGGCAGGGGTGGATGTTAtgaagtacattctcaagggtggggaggatGTTACAAAGTACATTCACAAGGGCAGGGAGGGTGTTGCAAAGTACATTCACAAGGGTGGGGAGGAATGTTACAAAGCACATTTACAAGGACAGGGAATATCACAAAGTACTTTATCTCAAGGTTGGGGAATGTCACCATGGTTTGACCATGGTGCGGCCAGCTCAGAGGACCTTACCTTCCCTAAAGGACTTTACCTTCTTTAAggagtctgtcggcctccggcaaaggaggccggcagagtcccccggtggggctctcggacggacttcccacagtcccgacatcccgacaggactggggctgtgagaaggctgcgtggctcactggccaagagtggcttttctaggagtgggagggcaataggcggggcacgggcgtggggggggggcgttcca
This window harbors:
- the ZNF846 gene encoding zinc finger protein 846 isoform X4 — encoded protein: MDSSQEEWTLLDQTRRDLYRDVMLENYKNLIILGSEFCKPSLVSGLEQMEELGTGVTGALQAEQDRSNTAEKLYDSNHCGKVFSEHPFLMTHMRTHIGEKTSEDNQSGKTLRKNFPHSFYRKSHAEGKTPKCVKHEKAFNKFSNLTRQNKTHTQEKLCECTDCWRTFLYQSSLKVHVRSHNGDKHYICKECGKAFSNSSHLTGHGGIHSGEKPYVCKECGEAFFQSTGLKLHIRTHTGEKPYKCKECGKAFTHSSYLTDHTRIHSGKKSYVCMECGKAFTRSTGLILHIRIHTGEKPYECKECGKVFIHSSYLTKHVRIHSGEKPYSCKECGKAFTHSSGLVLHMRTHTGEKPYECKECGKAFNNSSMLSQHVRIHTGEKPYECKECGKAFVQSSGLSTHLRTHTGEKGYGCKECGKAFAHSTNLNMHMRTHTGEKPYACKECGKAFRYSTCLNVHMRTHTGAKPYECKKCGKNFTQSSALAKHLRTKACEKT
- the ZNF846 gene encoding zinc finger protein 846 isoform X5; translation: MEELGTGVTGALQAEQDRSNTAEKLYDSNHCGKVFSEHPFLMTHMRTHIGEKTSEDNQSGKTLRKNFPHSFYRKSHAEGKTPKCVKHEKAFNKFSNLTRQNKTHTQEKLCECTDCWRTFLYQSSLKVHVRSHNGDKHYICKECGKAFSNSSHLTGHGGIHSGEKPYVCKECGEAFFQSTGLKLHIRTHTGEKPYKCKECGKAFTHSSYLTDHTRIHSGKKSYVCMECGKAFTRSTGLILHIRIHTGEKPYECKECGKVFIHSSYLTKHVRIHSGEKPYSCKECGKAFTHSSGLVLHMRTHTGEKPYECKECGKAFNNSSMLSQHVRIHTGEKPYECKECGKAFVQSSGLSTHLRTHTGEKGYGCKECGKAFAHSTNLNMHMRTHTGEKPYACKECGKAFRYSTCLNVHMRTHTGAKPYECKKCGKNFTQSSALAKHLRTKACEKT